From Nematostella vectensis chromosome 14, jaNemVect1.1, whole genome shotgun sequence, a single genomic window includes:
- the LOC116612375 gene encoding uncharacterized protein LOC116612375 isoform X1 — MLPKRWRIRLVTTSVKFAVQNKASVLSMYNAATRSAPQQDTNTNGPTGETESRDYKKMQKMKVKVSNEFNGKEEQADVISKSEIKCTACKCVIKLGKPFNIHNFRRHTRRCKKIDGQASKSISSLFMAMTAIAQRVSDKAKEMVEYVIELRNKGESSNDSIDVLLTVSDGVADRPCTLEAATDDIKRLCLKVVGSSAHPLLVHLSELCEEGNISEPNDSDEERSSTSEGDDEEEHQDNSLL, encoded by the coding sequence ATGCTACCGAAACGATGGCGGATACGCTTAGTTACAACCTCAGTAAAATTTGCAGTACAAAACAAAGCCTCTGTTCTCAGCATGTACAACGCCGCTACGAGATCGGCACCACAGCAAGACACCAACACCAACGGGCCGACAGGCGAAACAGAATCGAGAGACTACAAGAAAATGCAGAAGATGAAGGTCAAGGTCAGCAATGAATTCAATGGCAAAGAAGAGCAGGCAGATGTGATCAGCAAATCAGAAATCAAATGCACTGCCTGCAAGTGTGTAATAAAACTCGGAAAGCCTTTTAACATCCATAACTTTAGGAGACACACCAGACGCTGCAAAAAGATAGACGGGCAAGCTTCGAAGTCCATATCAAGCCTATTTATGGCAATGACTGCAATCGCCCAGCGCGTCTCTGACAAAGCGAAGGAAATGGTGGAATATGTCATTGAACTTCGGAACAAAGGAGAATCATCGAATGATTCAATTGATGTCCTTTTAACCGTGTCAGATGGTGTGGCGGACAGGCCCTGTACTCTTGAGGCTGCTACAGACGACATCAAACGCCTTTGTCTGAAAGTTGTGGGTTCTTCCGCACATCCCCTCCTCGTCCACTTATCAGAGCTGTGTGAGGAAGGAAACATAAGTGAGCCAAATGATAGTGACGAGGAACGGAGCTCAACTAGCGAAGGCGACGATGAGGAAGAACATCAAGACAATTCTCTGTTATGA
- the LOC116612374 gene encoding uncharacterized protein LOC116612374 translates to MASCRRKVIGCDNPESPMTLAKLEDLTLDGEHVAIEDIATFMGKQGHEYSVLNVDFEKELMILVRTGGGVNLKTAPFVYRAQRRHALEVLCIPFADLDKVEPVIAPRVSSVTNVFLHNTGRCGSTLLCKALENLSTIQGISEPSLLTSIGAVGRIRTDKNTVIESLNNAVKMSYTELVKITRIGIMLLNNFFISRAPSKTTICYKTTAETIFGAEILQDAIPSSKTIYLYRSCYAVNESIARIFTHNSYFLYWLITTLRLDTFLLQRLKTPEIDFKGSWSSKYHKVPFPRDFIWNFTHYWWMTVEKAVSLTKRDPSRFFHAILHYEDLRKQKESLVLKVALRLGLLPEGDRSRELAAVTKAFKANSQSGVALESKRRVDDVGDVWFGEWERACIDKVLQHLGEDVTDGDFRLHGTL, encoded by the exons ATGGCATCTTGTCGTAGAAAAGTCATTGGTTGCGATAACCCGGAGTCGCCGATGACCCTTGCTAAACTAGAGGACCTGACCCTCGACGGTGAACACGTGGCAATCGAAGACATAGCAACATTCATGGGAAAGCAGGGGCACGAGTACTCGGTCCTGAACGTGGATTTTGAGAAAGAGTTGATGATTCTTGTCAGGACAGGAGGAGGCGTCAACCTGAAGACTGCTCCATTCGTCTACAGG GCCCAGCGCAGACACGCCTTAGAGGTGCTGTGTATCCCATTCGCGGATCTGGACAAAGTGGAGCCAGTTATTGCACCGAGAGTGTCAAGCGTTACAAACGTGTTCTTACACAACACAG GTCGTTGTGGTTCCACCCTGTTGTGCAAGGCCCTTGAGAATCTCTCCACCATTCAGGGTATCTCCGAGCCGAGCCTTCTAACAAGTATAGGAGCAGTTGGCAGAATCCGCACAGACAAGAACACCGTCATAGAATCACTCAATAACGCTGTCAAGATGTCCTACACTGAGTTAGTTAAGATTACGCGCATAGGGATTATGCTTTTAAACAATTTCTTCATTTCCCGTGCGCCAAGTAAAACCACTATATGCTACAAGACAACGGCTGAAACCATCTTTGGAGCTGAGATTTTACAAGACGCGATTCCTTCATCAAAGACTATTTACTTGTATCGTAGTTGTTACGCAGTTAACGAAAGCATAGCGCGCATTTTTACGCATAACTCGTATTTTCTCTACTGGCTGATTACGACCCTTCGTCTGGATACTTTCTTGCTACAGAGATTGAAAACACCAGAGATAGATTTCAAAGGGTCCTGGTCGTCTAAGTACCATAAGGTTCCATTCCCACGCGATTTCATTTGGAATTTCACTCATTATTGGTGGATGACCGTCGAGAAGGCCGTTTCTCTAACCAAGCGAGATCCTTCTAGATTTTTCCACGCCATTCTTCACTATGAAGACTTGAGGAAGCAGAAGGAGAGCCTCGTTTTGAAGGTCGCTCTTCGCCTGGGGCTTCTCCCCGAGGGGGATAGATCACGTGAGCTGGCTGCTGTCACCAAAGCGTTCAAGGCTAACAGCCAATCAGGTGTGGCATTAGAATCCAAGCGGAGAGTTGACGATGTCGGAGATGTGTGGTTTGGGGAATGGGAACGAGCGTGTATTGATAAGGTGTTGCAGCACCTCGGTGAAGACGTCACAGATGGGGATTTTAGACTTCACGGGACTCTGTGA
- the LOC116612375 gene encoding uncharacterized protein LOC116612375 isoform X2: MSLPITSASHPSHPKQRPIDTFLRKAPPSSSSKVEALEPCFKPLAPKYRSEPAFTAIQPTTLKIKVFKNPPDASGRYALEIQRLWHVNASNIG, from the exons ATGAG CCTGCCAATTACTTCAGCATCACACCCCAGCCATCCTAAGCAGCgcccaatagatacctttctCCGTAAAG CGCCACCATCTTCTTCTTCAAAAGTGGAAGCTTTAGAACCTTGTTTCAAACCTCTTGCTCCCAAATACCGCTCAGAGCCAG CATTCACCGCTATTCAGCCAACAACGttgaaaataaaagttttCAAGAACCCCCCTGATGCCAGTGGTCGCTATGCGCTGGAAATTCAGCGCCTTTGGCATGTCAATGCCTCAAATATTGGATAA